Genomic segment of Desulfuromonadaceae bacterium:
TTGTGTGATGCTTTATGGTGCCGCAGTACAACGCTTCGTCGGTTCTTCCGCCCGCTGCCTGCGCTAATGAATATTATAACTGTTTTTGTCATAATAACCACTTTAAAGTCAATTTATTAAACAGCGGAGGCAGTCAGCGCTTCTTATTTTCTGCTTGACAGCAGGAATTTCCGATCATATAGTACGCCGTTCGTTACTAAGGTTTTAGTGAAAGTGAGGTGAATGCGGCATGTATGCGGTGATCAAGACCGGGGGGAAGCAGTATAAAGTTTCCGAAGGCGACCTGTTGAAGGTCGAAAAACTAGACGGCGTGGTGGGTGATTCCATCGAGCTGAATGAAGTCCTCATGGTCGGCGGAGAAGAGGTAAAGATCGGGACGCCTCTATTGCCAAGCGCGAAAGTCACAGCCCGTATTGTGGAACAGGGCAAGGATAAAAAAAT
This window contains:
- the rplU gene encoding 50S ribosomal protein L21 — its product is MYAVIKTGGKQYKVSEGDLLKVEKLDGVVGDSIELNEVLMVGGEEVKIGTPLLPSAKVTARIVEQGKDKKIRVFHSKRRKGYRKTYGHRQPITRLKIIGIEA